A genomic region of Megalopta genalis isolate 19385.01 unplaced genomic scaffold, iyMegGena1_principal scaffold0066, whole genome shotgun sequence contains the following coding sequences:
- the LOC143261744 gene encoding uncharacterized protein LOC143261744, with amino-acid sequence MECSRTNTESCIEWGSIEGGEIEFESLTEDTLEGALQVIRKSFFPNESICKAVNLISAPCSVRALEELCVEIAKDGVSIVAVDVKTGEVVGVVLNKIKILRDHPMPRDPVTNPRRPCGRPPFRRHRPVLWRPCQKSWLERFKDNCVHHRARGYVDFLIAIHSKINLFKYYNIDCIMELMFLATLPEMQQRKIGEGLVSVSVEVANALNNGQQVKVPISDTGINSVIHNFLSIPNLRTKMGTGYITMTVSSINRVTAARENRNAVRIRSITSFNRPMIA; translated from the exons atggaatg ttccagaactaatactgaatcctgcattgagtggggctccatagaaggtggagaaatcgagttcgagtctctgacggaggatactttggagggagcattacaagtaataaggaaaagctttttccccaacgagagcatctgcaaagccgtaaatctgatatcggcgccttgtagcgtcagagcgctcgaggagctctgtgtggaaattgctaaagacggtgtcagcattgttgcagtcgacgtcaagactggggaagttgttggtgttgttctcaataaaattaagatattgagagatcatccgatgccgagagatcctgtaactaacccgcgacgtccgtgtgggcgcccaccgtttcgtcgacatcgcccggtcctctggcgaccttgccaaaagagttggcttgaaagattcaaggataattgcgtacatcaccgggccaggggctacgtagattttctgattgctatacacagcaagataaatttattcaaatattataatattgattgtattatggagttgatgttcctggctacgctgccggagatgcagcagcgaaaaattggcgagggcttagtgtccgtgtccgtggaggttgccaatgcgctgaataatggacagcaagtgaaagtaccgatatctgacactggaattaatagcgtgatccataattttctgagcataccgaa TCTGAGAACGAAAATGGGCACCGGATACATTACGATGACAGTCAGCTCCATCAACCGTGTTACGGCAGCGAGAGAGAACAGGAATGCGGTTAGAATCAGAAGTATCACCAGCTTCAACAGACCTATGATTGCCTAG